One Thermodesulfobacteriota bacterium DNA window includes the following coding sequences:
- the serA gene encoding phosphoglycerate dehydrogenase, with translation MKVLITDGMTKEGLSILESAEGLDLDVRKSTPKEELAGIIGGYDAIVIRSATKLTADLIEAGKNLRVIGRAGIGVDNVDVEAATKKGIVVMNTPEANAITTAEHTITLMLSLARQIPQAHASIKTGKWERSKFKGIEIYGKTLGCIGLGNIGKLVAERALGLKMNVIAYDPFLSKEAAERIGVELVALDELLKRSDIITIHTPLTPETKDLINKDTIEKTKKGVVFINCARGGVINEKDIAEAIKSGRVAGAAFDVYANEPPEEGNPLLTLEENVVFTPHLGASTEEAQTKVGVAIAEQIVDFLKNGVVKNAVNMPSVSLELLKTMRPYLNLAEKLGSLQGQLCKGGVEEIHIEYDGEVSELDTSPITVAALKGFLTPMMDVVVSHVNAPVIAEERGIKVIESKSAQTKDYRSLISIKVKTEGGESHVSGTIFGKEEPRFVRINGVTIDVVPKGYLLVSENYDRPGFIGAMCTLLGENGVNIGLLHLGREAIGGRAIVFTNVDSPVPANVIEKISKLPDIISVTQVNL, from the coding sequence TTGAAAGTACTGATTACAGACGGTATGACCAAGGAAGGTCTCAGCATTCTGGAATCCGCCGAAGGTCTTGACCTGGACGTAAGAAAGAGCACACCCAAGGAGGAATTGGCTGGAATCATAGGCGGTTACGACGCTATTGTCATAAGGAGCGCGACCAAGCTCACAGCCGATTTAATCGAGGCCGGGAAGAACCTGCGCGTAATAGGCAGGGCGGGGATAGGGGTCGACAACGTCGACGTCGAAGCCGCGACGAAGAAAGGCATCGTCGTGATGAACACACCCGAAGCGAACGCGATTACGACTGCCGAGCACACGATCACCCTGATGCTCTCCCTCGCGAGGCAGATACCGCAGGCGCACGCCTCGATCAAGACGGGCAAATGGGAAAGGAGCAAGTTCAAAGGAATAGAAATCTACGGCAAGACGCTCGGATGCATCGGCCTCGGGAATATAGGCAAGCTCGTCGCCGAGAGGGCGCTCGGGCTCAAGATGAACGTCATCGCCTACGACCCGTTCCTGTCCAAGGAAGCGGCCGAGAGAATAGGCGTAGAGCTCGTCGCGCTCGACGAGCTGCTGAAGAGATCCGACATAATAACGATACACACTCCGCTCACGCCGGAGACGAAAGACCTCATTAATAAAGACACCATCGAGAAGACCAAGAAAGGGGTCGTGTTCATAAACTGCGCGCGAGGCGGAGTGATAAACGAAAAGGACATCGCCGAGGCCATAAAATCGGGGAGGGTCGCCGGCGCCGCTTTCGACGTATACGCAAACGAGCCCCCCGAGGAGGGCAACCCGCTCCTCACGCTCGAAGAAAACGTGGTATTTACCCCTCACCTGGGGGCGTCGACGGAAGAGGCGCAGACCAAAGTGGGAGTCGCGATCGCCGAGCAGATAGTTGACTTCCTTAAAAACGGGGTAGTGAAGAACGCGGTGAACATGCCGTCCGTAAGCCTCGAGCTGCTTAAAACGATGAGGCCTTATCTAAACCTCGCGGAGAAGCTGGGTAGCCTCCAGGGACAGCTCTGCAAGGGCGGGGTCGAGGAAATACACATAGAATACGACGGTGAGGTCTCGGAGCTCGACACCTCGCCCATAACCGTAGCCGCTCTCAAGGGGTTCCTCACGCCCATGATGGATGTGGTCGTGAGCCACGTGAACGCCCCGGTCATAGCCGAGGAGCGCGGCATAAAGGTAATCGAATCCAAGTCCGCGCAGACCAAAGACTACAGGAGCCTGATATCCATTAAAGTGAAGACGGAAGGGGGCGAGAGCCACGTGTCGGGCACTATATTCGGGAAAGAAGAGCCTAGATTCGTCAGGATAAACGGTGTTACAATAGATGTTGTGCCCAAGGGTTACCTCCTAGTCAGCGAGAACTACGACAGGCCGGGGTTCATAGGGGCTATGTGTACGCTCCTCGGGGAAAACGGGGTCAACATCGGCCTCCTGCACCTGGGGAGGGAGGCGATCGGCGGGAGGGCGATAGTCTTTACGAACGTGGACTCCCCGGTGCCGGCCAACGTTATCGAAAAAATATCCAAGCTTCCGGACATCATTTCCGTGACGCAGGTCAATCTTTAG
- the hisZ gene encoding ATP phosphoribosyltransferase regulatory subunit — MINRLSLPQGVKDYTPEKAEELRRIEDGLLEEFGRWGYRKVITPLFEYLEPLSVGLGDELKSKVMKFVDPSSGDVVALRPDITPQVGRIVATQMKDRTAPLRLCYNGRVVRFEEKGSGKEREIFQVGCELVGLSSPEADAEIIALGVKSLGKSGIKNLVLDIGHTGILRYLLAKTGELRESIEEALKKKDQEALSRAIAKSRAPRNVKDTILKLPELFGGRHILAEAKKIKSIRKYVNELESVLGVIDDYQSECDVNIDLAEIRGFNYYTGVTFEIVSRDITAPLVRGGRYDELMGKYGLDSPATGFAVDVETLLSTNRKDREGNQIHFVVIPKKPALRREAIRLAEWLRSSGFKVVLDLNLDAKQRELRIKENRASNFYGVILLETPRKLKLIESRRGACKEFSNLEELLKGGI; from the coding sequence ATGATAAACCGCCTCAGTCTTCCACAGGGCGTTAAAGACTACACGCCCGAGAAAGCAGAAGAGCTCAGAAGGATAGAAGACGGTCTGTTAGAAGAGTTCGGCAGGTGGGGCTATAGGAAAGTCATAACCCCGCTTTTCGAATACCTGGAGCCGTTATCGGTAGGACTAGGCGACGAGCTCAAAAGCAAGGTCATGAAATTCGTCGATCCTTCTTCGGGGGACGTCGTGGCCCTGAGACCCGACATAACGCCACAGGTGGGCAGGATAGTAGCGACCCAGATGAAGGACAGGACCGCGCCGCTCAGGCTCTGCTACAACGGCAGGGTCGTGAGGTTCGAGGAAAAGGGCAGCGGCAAGGAGAGGGAGATCTTCCAGGTGGGATGCGAGCTCGTAGGACTCTCCTCTCCCGAAGCCGACGCCGAGATAATAGCCCTAGGGGTCAAGTCGCTCGGGAAATCGGGGATCAAGAACCTTGTGCTCGACATCGGCCACACGGGGATCCTCAGATACCTCCTTGCGAAGACAGGCGAGCTCAGAGAAAGCATCGAAGAGGCGCTTAAAAAAAAAGACCAGGAAGCCTTGTCCCGGGCAATCGCTAAATCACGCGCTCCCAGGAACGTAAAGGACACGATTCTGAAGCTACCCGAGCTTTTCGGCGGAAGACACATACTGGCCGAAGCGAAAAAAATCAAATCCATAAGAAAATACGTGAACGAGCTCGAAAGCGTGCTCGGCGTCATCGACGACTACCAGTCCGAGTGCGACGTCAACATAGACCTCGCGGAGATAAGGGGCTTCAATTATTACACGGGCGTGACGTTCGAGATCGTCTCGCGCGACATCACTGCCCCCCTCGTAAGGGGAGGACGGTACGACGAGCTCATGGGGAAATACGGATTGGACTCGCCCGCGACCGGGTTCGCCGTGGACGTGGAGACGCTCCTCAGCACAAACAGAAAAGACAGGGAAGGGAACCAGATCCATTTCGTCGTAATCCCCAAGAAACCGGCGCTCAGGCGCGAAGCCATACGTCTTGCGGAATGGCTCAGGTCGAGCGGCTTCAAGGTCGTCCTCGACCTCAACCTCGACGCGAAGCAGAGGGAGCTCAGGATAAAGGAGAACCGCGCTTCCAACTTCTACGGAGTCATACTCCTCGAGACCCCGAGGAAGCTGAAGCTTATCGAGTCGAGGAGGGGCGCCTGCAAGGAATTCTCCAACCTCGAGGAGCTCCTAAAAGGGGGTATCTGA
- a CDS encoding adenylosuccinate synthase → MPNIVVIGAQWGDEGKGRIVDLISENVDIIARYQGGNNAGHTIVIGKEKVVLHHLPSGILREGKISVIGNGVVIDPKVLLEELSGLRSAGYRADAGNLKISDRAHVIMPYHREIDIARESSSHGNGKIGTTGRGIGPVYEDKAARRGIKFSDLIDPESLRERLSNVLEERNMYLEHVLGRKPLKFDDIYDEYVEYGAELKDFSCDVSGLLNKAITEGKCVLFEGAQGALLDIDLGTYPFVTSSSASSGGACTGTGVSPVRIDVVLGIAKAYTTRVGEGPFPSEIPGELGEKLREAGGEYGATTGRSRRCGWFDCVALKYAAMTNGISRLAVTKLDVLSGFDKIKVCVGYRYRGENLADFPSNINILKDCQPVYEEIEGWKEDISSAREFGELPPQARNYVRKIEELTGVTIYAVSLGASREKILFLSELFD, encoded by the coding sequence ATGCCTAACATAGTAGTCATCGGCGCTCAATGGGGGGACGAGGGCAAGGGAAGGATCGTCGACCTAATCTCGGAAAACGTCGATATAATAGCCCGCTATCAGGGCGGGAACAACGCCGGGCACACCATCGTTATCGGGAAAGAAAAGGTGGTGCTGCATCACCTGCCCTCCGGCATCCTCCGGGAGGGGAAGATCTCGGTCATAGGGAACGGGGTCGTGATCGACCCCAAGGTGCTTCTCGAGGAGCTCAGTGGACTGAGATCCGCCGGTTACAGAGCCGATGCCGGAAACCTGAAAATAAGCGACAGGGCGCACGTGATAATGCCCTATCACAGGGAGATAGACATCGCGCGCGAATCGTCTTCGCACGGCAACGGAAAAATTGGGACGACGGGAAGGGGCATAGGCCCGGTATACGAAGACAAAGCCGCGAGGCGGGGAATCAAGTTCTCGGATCTCATCGATCCGGAGTCGCTCAGGGAAAGGCTGTCAAACGTACTCGAAGAGAGGAACATGTATCTCGAGCACGTGCTCGGCAGAAAGCCCCTTAAATTCGACGACATATACGATGAATACGTGGAGTACGGAGCTGAGCTGAAGGATTTCTCGTGCGACGTCTCGGGCCTCCTTAATAAAGCCATAACCGAGGGGAAGTGCGTGCTGTTCGAGGGCGCTCAGGGGGCGCTCCTGGACATAGACCTAGGCACTTATCCGTTCGTCACGTCCTCGAGCGCGAGCTCGGGCGGCGCATGCACGGGCACGGGAGTGAGCCCGGTACGCATAGACGTAGTGCTCGGCATCGCGAAAGCCTACACCACGAGGGTAGGCGAAGGGCCTTTCCCTTCGGAGATTCCCGGGGAGCTGGGGGAGAAGCTGAGGGAGGCGGGGGGCGAGTACGGAGCGACCACCGGGAGGTCGAGAAGATGCGGATGGTTCGACTGCGTCGCGCTCAAATACGCAGCCATGACGAACGGAATCTCACGCCTTGCTGTAACGAAGCTCGACGTATTGTCGGGATTCGACAAGATCAAAGTCTGCGTCGGTTACAGGTACAGGGGCGAGAACCTCGCGGACTTCCCCTCAAACATCAATATACTAAAAGACTGCCAGCCGGTATACGAGGAGATTGAGGGCTGGAAGGAAGACATTTCGTCCGCAAGGGAGTTCGGCGAGCTGCCGCCCCAGGCAAGAAATTATGTCAGAAAGATAGAAGAGCTGACCGGAGTTACGATTTACGCCGTATCGCTCGGAGCGTCGAGAGAGAAGATCCTGTTTCTTTCGGAATTATTTGATTGA
- a CDS encoding PhoH family protein, with protein sequence MQETIRIENGSAKELEFGDNNLVKELYGENNDNLKEIEGHYGIKIHSRGGKLNLEGEEEGVESANRFLREMYGLLEKGYTLDPADIELAARIVDEGKIRLADVFLDTVCVSTRKRIIAPKSIAQKIYIESIRRHDIVFGIGPAGTGKTYLAMAMAVSAFVNKEVNRIVLTRPAVEAGEKLGFLPGDLSQKVDPYLRPLLDALYDMMDYEKASRLLEKGAIEIAPLAFMRGRTLNDAFIILDEAQNTTSMQMKMFLTRLGYNSKAVITGDTTQVDLAASERSGLLEAEMLMKRIEGISFVYFSKNDVVRHPLVRKIIEAYEKNS encoded by the coding sequence ATGCAGGAAACTATTAGAATCGAAAACGGGAGCGCGAAAGAGCTCGAATTCGGCGACAACAACCTGGTCAAGGAGCTTTACGGGGAGAATAACGACAACCTTAAGGAAATCGAGGGCCATTACGGGATAAAGATCCATTCGAGGGGCGGGAAGCTCAACCTCGAGGGCGAGGAGGAAGGAGTCGAGTCCGCCAACAGGTTCTTGAGGGAGATGTACGGTCTCCTCGAGAAGGGCTATACGCTCGACCCGGCGGATATCGAGCTTGCGGCAAGGATAGTGGACGAGGGGAAGATAAGGCTCGCGGATGTGTTCCTCGACACGGTCTGCGTATCGACGAGGAAACGGATAATCGCTCCCAAGAGCATCGCGCAGAAGATATATATAGAATCGATCAGGAGGCACGACATAGTGTTCGGGATCGGCCCCGCGGGGACTGGAAAGACGTACCTCGCGATGGCCATGGCGGTCTCGGCCTTCGTCAATAAGGAGGTAAACCGGATAGTGCTCACGAGGCCCGCCGTGGAGGCCGGGGAGAAGCTCGGGTTCCTTCCGGGCGATCTCTCGCAGAAGGTCGACCCTTATCTCAGGCCGCTCCTCGACGCGCTATACGACATGATGGACTATGAAAAGGCCTCGCGTCTACTCGAGAAGGGAGCCATAGAGATAGCCCCGCTCGCATTCATGAGGGGAAGGACGCTGAACGATGCATTCATAATATTGGACGAGGCCCAGAACACCACGTCGATGCAGATGAAGATGTTCCTTACGCGGCTCGGCTATAATTCGAAGGCCGTGATTACCGGGGATACCACGCAGGTGGACCTGGCGGCGAGCGAGAGATCGGGCCTGCTGGAGGCCGAGATGCTGATGAAAAGGATCGAAGGCATCTCCTTCGTGTATTTCTCTAAGAACGACGTTGTGAGGCACCCGCTCGTCAGGAAAATTATAGAAGCGTACGAGAAAAATTCGTAA
- a CDS encoding SDR family oxidoreductase, producing the protein METISILGCGWLGLPLGEYLIGKGYAVKGSTRTRSELEVIGARGIEPFYLVLDPGLRGEGLNDFFNCGVLVVNFPPGRRDDIAEYHPAQIRSLIARIESSPVKKVLFVSSTSVYPDLNREVTEDDREPPEKPSGIALLEAERLLRECARFETTILRLGGLIGYDRMPGRFLAGKSGITGGNAPVNLIHRDDCVAIIHRIIERNLWGETLNACADKHPLRKEYYTAQARKLGLKPPDFADGGGRGFKIIKSEKLKMLLGYRFKHPDPSLIDK; encoded by the coding sequence ATGGAAACGATAAGCATACTGGGATGCGGCTGGCTGGGGCTGCCTCTGGGTGAATACCTGATAGGGAAGGGCTATGCCGTGAAGGGGTCGACCAGGACCCGTAGCGAGCTCGAAGTGATAGGGGCCCGCGGCATCGAGCCTTTTTATCTGGTCCTCGATCCCGGCCTCAGGGGCGAGGGACTCAATGATTTTTTCAATTGCGGCGTGCTGGTAGTCAACTTCCCGCCCGGGAGGAGGGACGACATCGCCGAGTATCACCCGGCCCAGATCAGGTCCTTGATCGCCCGTATCGAATCCTCCCCCGTCAAAAAAGTGCTCTTCGTAAGCTCGACATCCGTTTATCCGGATCTTAACCGTGAAGTCACGGAGGATGATCGGGAGCCGCCTGAAAAGCCCTCGGGCATAGCCCTTCTCGAGGCCGAGAGGCTCCTACGCGAATGCGCCCGTTTCGAGACGACGATACTCAGGTTAGGCGGGCTCATAGGCTACGACCGGATGCCCGGCAGGTTCCTTGCGGGGAAAAGCGGTATTACGGGGGGGAACGCCCCCGTGAACCTCATACACAGGGACGATTGCGTGGCGATAATCCACAGGATCATCGAGCGGAATCTTTGGGGGGAGACGCTCAACGCCTGCGCGGATAAGCACCCGCTAAGAAAGGAATATTACACAGCCCAGGCCCGCAAGCTGGGGCTTAAACCGCCTGATTTCGCAGACGGAGGGGGAAGGGGATTTAAGATAATAAAGAGCGAGAAGCTGAAGATGCTGCTCGGTTACCGGTTCAAGCACCCGGACCCCTCTCTCATAGACAAGTGA
- a CDS encoding phosphoribosylaminoimidazolesuccinocarboxamide synthase: MATKENMIVMRTDFEGVGPPRRGKVRDIYDLGDKLLLVASDRISAFDVVLPEGIPGKGKVLNTISKYWFGQTEDIVQNHLISTDVDDYPEEFRKYREVLRGRSMLVRKTKPLPVECIVRGYVAGSGWKEYKKKNSICGIPLPPGLPESSKLETPIFTPSTKAEEGTHDENISFERAAELLGRELTERVRDVSIALYSRARDIAEKKGIIIADTKFEFGIDEKTGELILIDEALTPDSSRFWPRDEYKPGGPQKSFDKQFVRDYLESLDWDKRPPAPALPPEIVRKTSEKYKEALERLTK; the protein is encoded by the coding sequence ATGGCAACAAAAGAAAACATGATCGTGATGCGCACCGATTTCGAGGGTGTGGGACCTCCCAGGAGGGGTAAGGTGAGGGACATCTACGACCTCGGCGATAAGCTCCTCCTCGTCGCTTCAGACCGTATTTCGGCGTTCGACGTGGTGCTCCCCGAAGGCATACCGGGAAAGGGGAAGGTGCTGAATACGATATCTAAATACTGGTTCGGACAAACCGAAGACATCGTACAGAACCACTTGATATCGACGGACGTGGACGACTATCCCGAAGAGTTCCGGAAATACAGGGAAGTGCTCCGGGGGAGGAGCATGCTCGTAAGGAAGACGAAGCCCCTTCCTGTCGAATGCATAGTAAGGGGGTACGTCGCGGGCTCGGGCTGGAAAGAATACAAGAAGAAAAATTCAATATGCGGAATCCCGCTTCCTCCCGGGCTCCCGGAATCTTCGAAGCTCGAAACGCCCATATTCACACCTTCGACGAAGGCCGAGGAAGGCACACACGACGAAAACATCAGCTTCGAGCGCGCAGCGGAACTTCTCGGTAGAGAGCTTACTGAAAGGGTCAGGGACGTGAGCATAGCGCTTTATTCGAGGGCGAGGGATATAGCGGAGAAGAAAGGGATAATAATCGCCGACACGAAATTCGAATTCGGTATAGACGAAAAAACGGGGGAGCTCATACTCATAGACGAGGCGCTCACGCCCGACTCGTCCCGGTTCTGGCCCCGGGACGAATATAAACCCGGAGGCCCCCAGAAGAGCTTCGATAAACAGTTCGTCAGGGACTATCTCGAGTCGCTCGATTGGGACAAGCGCCCGCCCGCGCCGGCCCTTCCCCCCGAGATCGTCCGCAAAACCTCCGAGAAATATAAAGAAGCGCTCGAACGTCTTACGAAATGA
- the htpX gene encoding zinc metalloprotease HtpX, with product MNTLKSLILLVALSAILMWIGGAIGGKQGLIIAFGFAMVMNFASYWWSDKIVLSLYGAKEVKYEDAPELYGDIQDLAQRAGLPMPRVYITPQEQPNAFATGRNPEHAAVAVTQGILRLLSREELRGVLAHELAHVKHRDIPIGSIAATIATAITYLAYMAQFAAIFGGGGGGDRERGGNPLGLLVMAIVAPLAATIIRLAISRTREYGADQGGAEISGNPLSLANALRKLGAASGRIPLRVSEQVADSTSHMLIANPLSGHGLSSLFSTHPPMEERIRRLEEMAAGISR from the coding sequence ATGAACACACTCAAAAGCCTTATACTTCTCGTAGCCCTCTCCGCGATCCTGATGTGGATAGGCGGAGCCATAGGAGGGAAGCAGGGCCTTATAATCGCTTTCGGCTTCGCGATGGTTATGAATTTCGCGAGCTATTGGTGGAGCGACAAGATCGTCCTTTCCCTTTACGGGGCTAAGGAGGTTAAATACGAAGACGCGCCCGAGCTTTACGGGGACATACAGGACCTCGCACAGAGGGCGGGGCTCCCAATGCCGAGGGTGTATATCACCCCGCAGGAGCAGCCGAACGCCTTCGCCACAGGGAGGAACCCCGAGCACGCGGCAGTAGCGGTCACGCAGGGCATACTGAGGCTGCTCAGCCGCGAGGAATTGCGCGGAGTGCTCGCCCACGAGCTCGCGCACGTGAAGCACAGGGACATACCGATAGGGTCTATCGCCGCGACGATAGCGACTGCAATTACCTACCTCGCCTACATGGCGCAGTTCGCCGCAATATTCGGAGGAGGAGGCGGAGGCGACAGGGAGAGGGGCGGGAACCCGCTCGGACTCCTCGTAATGGCCATAGTTGCCCCGCTTGCGGCCACGATAATAAGGCTCGCTATCTCGAGGACGAGGGAATACGGAGCCGATCAGGGCGGAGCCGAGATCAGCGGAAACCCTCTCTCGCTTGCGAACGCTCTCAGGAAACTGGGGGCGGCTTCAGGGAGAATCCCTCTCAGGGTGAGCGAGCAGGTAGCCGACAGCACCTCTCACATGCTTATTGCCAACCCTCTCTCCGGACACGGGCTGTCCTCTCTGTTCAGCACGCACCCGCCTATGGAAGAGAGGATAAGAAGGCTCGAAGAGATGGCAGCCGGTATCTCCAGGTAA
- a CDS encoding ABC-F family ATP-binding cassette domain-containing protein codes for MIQLDDISLSYGSREIFKNLDWHIKDGRRIGLFGPNGVGKTTLLNIIAGRAQPDSGAVIVPPAVTVGYLPQEVGDSVPAGSVVEEAMTAFREVQELEREMESVREALGRVSGETPAERERLLRRLDAVQIELNARGFHTLRYQTEKLLQGLGFETGELYKPLSAFSGGWRMRVALAKLLLVKPDILLLDEPTNHLDIESIDWLEEYLREFKGTVILVSHDQYFLDRMVDTIAELGTGRITEYAGNYSYYLRERKSRLDIHKAAYENQQRKIKDTERFIERFRYKNTKAKQVQSRIKTLEKLDRIPPPPADDPAIHFKFPEPERSGKAVLELSEFSKSYESGGGSVVHVFEDAGPLIVSRGDKIALIGKNGAGKSTLARIVIGTEPFRGERKEGHNVHVTFFAQHLAESLDPTRTIIEEIESVAEARNETDIRSLLGAFLFSEGDVYKKVSVLSGGEKSRVALAKTLVSPKNFLVLDEPTNHLDIQSRNVLIEALRQYKGTFLVVSHDRHFLDRVTNKIWYASGGRIVTYPGTYSEFRYHQSLRETVDTVSGAETGAAGSNGRKTGPDESRNKPSEPEESRRLQAEKRNRLYRELRERGIENMENWDELSSKQLRTALTELEQRIHGIEENISEVEAFLANPDNFRDGRRSAEASDEFSRLHGELRKLYERWEAVSSHLERHVSD; via the coding sequence ATGATTCAGCTCGATGATATTTCCCTCTCTTACGGGTCGAGGGAGATTTTTAAGAATCTTGACTGGCACATAAAAGACGGCAGGCGGATAGGTCTATTCGGACCGAACGGCGTCGGGAAAACCACGCTTTTAAATATAATCGCGGGTCGCGCGCAGCCGGACTCGGGGGCCGTGATCGTTCCCCCGGCCGTTACTGTGGGCTACCTCCCGCAGGAGGTGGGCGATTCCGTGCCGGCCGGTTCCGTCGTCGAAGAGGCCATGACCGCCTTCCGCGAGGTACAGGAGCTCGAGCGGGAGATGGAATCGGTCAGGGAAGCGCTCGGGCGGGTTAGCGGCGAAACCCCGGCTGAGAGGGAAAGGCTCCTCCGCAGGCTCGACGCCGTCCAGATCGAGCTCAATGCGAGGGGGTTCCATACTCTCCGTTATCAGACCGAGAAGCTGCTCCAGGGCCTCGGGTTCGAGACCGGAGAGCTCTATAAGCCCCTCTCCGCGTTCTCGGGCGGATGGAGGATGAGGGTTGCCCTCGCCAAGCTGCTGCTCGTGAAGCCCGACATACTCCTTCTTGACGAGCCCACCAACCACCTCGACATAGAGAGCATAGACTGGCTTGAGGAATATCTCCGGGAGTTCAAGGGGACCGTGATACTCGTTTCACACGACCAGTATTTCCTCGATCGCATGGTCGATACGATAGCCGAGCTCGGCACGGGACGCATTACTGAGTATGCGGGGAACTACTCGTACTACCTTCGCGAGAGGAAGTCCCGTCTCGATATCCACAAGGCGGCGTACGAGAACCAGCAGAGGAAAATAAAAGACACTGAGCGGTTCATCGAGAGGTTCAGGTACAAGAATACCAAGGCGAAACAGGTGCAGAGCCGCATAAAAACGCTCGAGAAACTCGATAGGATACCCCCGCCTCCAGCTGACGATCCCGCCATACATTTCAAGTTCCCCGAGCCCGAGCGCTCGGGAAAGGCGGTGCTGGAGCTGTCCGAGTTTTCCAAGTCGTACGAAAGCGGGGGCGGTAGCGTAGTTCATGTATTCGAGGACGCGGGGCCGCTCATAGTCTCGAGAGGGGACAAGATCGCGCTCATCGGAAAAAACGGAGCGGGCAAGAGCACGCTCGCGAGGATTGTGATCGGGACCGAGCCCTTCCGCGGCGAGAGGAAGGAAGGACACAACGTACACGTCACCTTCTTCGCCCAGCACCTTGCCGAATCTCTCGATCCCACGAGGACGATAATCGAAGAGATAGAGTCCGTTGCTGAGGCTCGTAACGAGACCGATATCAGGTCCCTCCTCGGCGCGTTCCTGTTCTCGGAAGGGGACGTGTACAAGAAAGTTTCGGTGCTCTCGGGCGGGGAAAAGAGCCGCGTCGCCCTCGCCAAGACACTCGTGTCTCCAAAGAACTTCCTCGTCCTCGACGAGCCGACGAACCATCTGGACATACAGTCGAGAAACGTGCTCATCGAGGCGCTCAGGCAGTATAAGGGGACCTTCCTCGTCGTGAGCCACGACAGGCATTTCCTCGACCGTGTGACGAACAAGATATGGTACGCATCGGGCGGCAGGATCGTCACGTATCCCGGCACTTATTCCGAGTTCAGATACCATCAGAGTCTCAGGGAGACCGTCGACACCGTAAGCGGGGCGGAAACGGGCGCCGCGGGAAGCAACGGAAGAAAGACCGGACCTGACGAGTCTCGGAATAAGCCGTCCGAACCCGAAGAGTCAAGAAGGCTCCAGGCCGAAAAGCGGAACCGTCTTTACAGGGAGCTCCGGGAGCGGGGTATCGAGAACATGGAAAACTGGGACGAGCTCTCCTCGAAGCAGTTACGCACGGCTCTCACGGAGCTCGAGCAGAGGATCCACGGTATCGAGGAAAATATATCGGAAGTGGAGGCTTTCCTCGCCAACCCCGACAATTTCAGGGACGGCAGGCGCTCGGCCGAAGCCTCTGACGAATTCAGCCGGCTTCACGGCGAGCTCAGGAAATTATACGAAAGGTGGGAGGCAGTCTCATCCCATCTGGAGAGACACGTCTCCGATTGA
- a CDS encoding gamma-glutamyl-gamma-aminobutyrate hydrolase family protein, with amino-acid sequence MDIKRPLIGITTDIKDGSCVIEDAYARAVARSGGIPLLIPSIPENTELLKETVSRIDGLLLPGSRDMDPRFYNEEPHPKLRPMSIERTETELVVLGESCERNIPVLGICGGMQLLNVFFGGSLYQDISAFLPDALQHEKGAVHEILVEDGSLLENVFGLRSFPVKSYHHQAVKKMGTGLRASAVAPDGIVEGIESQECPYILGIQWHPEREESELSGLIFKSFIEECVKKKEKIRG; translated from the coding sequence ATGGACATTAAAAGGCCGTTAATAGGGATAACGACAGACATCAAAGACGGCAGCTGCGTTATCGAGGACGCGTACGCCCGCGCGGTGGCTAGGTCCGGCGGGATCCCTCTGCTCATACCATCGATACCGGAAAACACGGAGCTCCTGAAGGAAACGGTATCCCGCATTGACGGGCTCCTTCTTCCCGGCTCGAGGGACATGGACCCACGATTCTATAACGAAGAGCCCCATCCGAAGCTGAGACCGATGAGCATAGAAAGGACGGAGACCGAGCTCGTCGTGCTGGGGGAATCGTGCGAGAGAAATATCCCCGTACTCGGCATATGCGGCGGCATGCAGCTACTTAACGTCTTTTTCGGCGGGTCTCTCTATCAGGACATCTCCGCATTCCTCCCCGACGCGCTTCAGCACGAGAAGGGAGCCGTTCACGAAATCCTTGTAGAAGACGGCTCACTGCTCGAGAACGTGTTCGGGTTGAGGAGCTTCCCGGTAAAGAGTTATCACCACCAGGCGGTGAAAAAGATGGGGACGGGGTTAAGGGCCTCCGCGGTTGCGCCTGACGGGATAGTGGAAGGCATAGAGTCCCAGGAGTGCCCCTACATCCTGGGCATACAATGGCACCCGGAGCGCGAAGAGTCGGAGCTTTCAGGCCTTATATTCAAATCGTTTATAGAAGAGTGCGTCAAGAAAAAAGAGAAGATCAGAGGATGA